A window of the Thunnus albacares chromosome 15, fThuAlb1.1, whole genome shotgun sequence genome harbors these coding sequences:
- the cldn23l gene encoding claudin-23 gives MHTPASMVMGIVFAPLGLVLLFTAAITPQWREGQTRLGMSGPGSLLRSGVKGQGMGVRSGSVETLLLVRSDGLWESCLQVEHSELKQCWPVAGPYQRDKRVRLAQGLVLTSLFLCGTGIVLACIGVRCWTDLPLRGVAATGGLLVVMAGLLSLTALGVYTHNLGRLGMEDPRQEINNSRFPHLRLRPAGSLYFGWLGSCLQVLGGSALLFSFKRPKCPTCPSCPELPVCPACRSCPEINKPGTDVYEVSC, from the coding sequence ATGCACACTCCAGCTTCCATGGTGATGGGGATTGTCTTTGCCCCTTTGGGATTAGTCCTTCTCTTTACTGCTGCCATCACCCCTCAGTGGAGAGAGGGACAGACACGTCTGGGGATGTCAGGGCCAGGGTCTCTTCTCCGTTCAGGAGTGAAAGGTCAAGGGATGGGCGTCAGGTCTGGGTCGGTGGAGACACTGCTCTTAGTTCGCTCTGATGGATTGTGGGAGAGCTGCCTGCAGGTGGAGCACTCAGAGCTGAAGCAGTGCTGGCCTGTGGCAGGTCCATATCAGAGAGACAAAAGGGTTCGCCTGGCGCAGGGCTTGGTGCTGACTTCTTTGTTCCTATGTGGCACCGGCATTGTTCTTGCCTGTATCGGGGTCCGCTGTTGGACTGATCTACCTCTGAGAGGTGTTGCAGCTACAGGTGGACTCCTGGTAGTGATGGCTGGGCTGCTAAGTCTGACCGCATTAGGGGTGTACACCCACAACCTTGGAAGGCTGGGGATGGAGGATCCACGTCAAGAGATCAATAACTCCAGGTTCCCCCACCTCAGGCTGCGTCCAGCCGGATCGCTCTACTTTGGGTGGCTGGGTTCATGTTTACAGGTTCTTGGAGGCAGTGCTCTGCTCTTCAGTTTCAAACGACCAAAATGCCCAACCTGTCCATCCTGCCCAGAGCTCCCAGTCTGCCCTGCTTGTCGTTCATGTCCAGAGATTAACAAGCCAGGCACAGATGTTTATGAAGTCAGCTGTTAG
- the cnksr1 gene encoding connector enhancer of kinase suppressor of ras 1 isoform X3 — MTERDRGNDRESCVNYELGYESKKIRRHSTKDTTVYEKEKDIIPVCRQLVAVCDEILNSSPEALLTHTAQLQSVDLVPVSPGDQLGIEITSTGSINHYVTGTAAEPSADAYVKIIAGDEVIKVNDQIVVGWSRANLVKKLRENPSGVTLVLKKIPGSVRRGDQQLSSTQGDEEKEERSEEEEEEEEEKDEEENPRNSIFERVAASVRSLSFRRAVQGPEVNQQPMGQEESELPFDKELEGSLTLTSYQNQQGGLSPLSASGDFESFESSRVSPSIQRDRSLSPRSHSPLGSLRSSSPQGVNQETASITSCPEMVGHTGNKDSKKGSTKGMTTALSRRRVSCRELGRPDCDGWLWKKRKDSSVFIAQKWQRFWFVLKGPSLYWYTSQQDEKAEGLVNIASYNIESAGEHKRKYVFKMCHQRFQNFFFAADNVSDMSKWINCLITAIQKHKKFHTGPDSEEECYSETESESEASPSPRRKNKKVQSNTLPRPKGKTNKVLLSSPTTGGSKGTGGAVDEMGMMLNNIKEGGVSLIGHEQPFTHDHFRKSFIRRNKNPVINEKAHTLRALQSTLKAKEAELQQINKILEESDLTASKYRQWKDHNEELVQEIERLARLRASKGGDDAAAQDTPAEKVALETVAKETATAETKGAYRLSLSDGEQLVDAELSDVLLEIPQGSPTTESSPVLELSLGSLQESINKQLSEMVESGEAAENYFYI, encoded by the exons GATACCACAGTCTATGAAAAGGAAAAGGACATCATCCCTGTG TGCCGTCAGTTGGTGGCAGTGTGTGATGAGATCCTGAACTCCAGCCCCGAAGCACTTCTTACCCACACTGCTCAGCTCCAGAGTGTCGACCTAGTGCCTGTGTCACCTGGCGATCAGCTG gGTATTGAGATAACTTCCACCGGCTCCATTAACCACTACGTGACCGGAACTGCTGCTGAG CCTTCAGCTGATGCCTATGTAAAGATCATCGCTGGTGATGAAGTGATTAAAGTCAATGACCAGATAGTG GTGGGCTGGAGCCGAGCTAACCTTGTGAAGAAGCTACGGGAGAATCCCAGTGGAGTGACTCTGGTCCTGAAGAAGATCCCTGGGTCAGTGAGGCGCGGAGACCAACAGCTCTCCTCTACACAG GGGGAcgaggagaaagaagagaggtcggaggaggaggaagaggaggaggaggaaaaggacgAGGAGGAGAATCCAAGGAACTCCATATTTGAGAGGGTAGCAGCTTCTGTCAGGTCCTTGTCTTTTAG GAGAGCAGTTCAAGGGCCAGAGGTAAATCAGCAGCCTATGGGACAGGAGGAATCAGAGTTGCCTTTTGACAAAGAGCTAGAGGGGAGCCTGACTCTCACTTCATATCAAAACCAACAGGGGGGGTTGTCACCACTGTCCGCTTCAG GGGACTTTGAGAGTTTTGAAAGTTCAAGGGTCTCTCCAAGCATCCAAAGAGACCGCTCGCTATCACCCAGAAGCCATTCGCCCCTGGGATCACTCAGGAGCTCTTCACCTCAGGGAGTCAACCAGGAAACAGCAAGCATCACCTCCTGCCCTGAAATGGTGGGACACACG GGAAATAAGGACTCAAAGAAAGGTTCTACAAAAG GAATGACGACAGCTCTGAGTCGGCGTCGTGTGTCCTGCCGTGAACTCGGTCGCCCTGACTGCGACGGCTGGCTgtggaagaagagaaaggatAGCAGTGTCTTCATCGCTCAGAAGTGGCAACGCTTCTGGTTTGTCCTCAAGGGGCCTTCTCTCTACTGGTACACCAGCCAACAG GACGAGAAGGCAGAGGGTCTTGTCAATATAGCAAGCTACAACATAGAGAGCGCCGGAgaacacaaaagaaaata tgtgttcaaaatgtgccaCCAGCGATTTCAGAATTTCTTCTTCGCTGCCGACAACGTCAGTGACATGAGCAA GTGGATTAACTGTCTTATTACAGCCATACAGAAGCACAAGAAGTTCCATACGGGCCCAGATAGTGAAGAAG AATGTTACAGTGAGACTGAATCGGAGAGCGAGGCATCTCCCTCTCCCCGCAGGAAAAACAAG AAGGTGCAGTCCAACACTCTGCCTCGCCCCAAGGGGAAGACAAACAAGGTGCTATTGTCAAGTCCTACGACAGGGGGCAGCAAAGGAACAG GTGGCGCAGTAGATGAGATGGGTATGATGTTAAACAACATAAAGGAGGGAGGAGTTTCTCTGATCGGCCATGAACAGCCATTTACGCATGACCACTTCAGGAAATCGTTCATTCGACGTAACAAGAACCCTGTCATCAACGAGAAGGCGCACACTCTCCGGGCCCTGCAGAGCACTCTGAAG GCCAAAGAAGCAGAACTGCAGCAGATAAACAAGATCCTGGAGGAATCTGATCTGACAGCCTCTAAGTACCGTCAGTGGAAGGACCACAACGAGGAACTAGTTCAAGAAATCGAAAGACTGGCCAGACTCAGGGCCTCCAAAGGAGGGGACGACGCGGCAGCACAAGACACGCCTGCTGAGAAGGTTGCCTTGGAAACGGTAGCTAAGGAAACAGCCACCGCAGAGACAAAAGGTGCATACAGACTGAGCCTTAGCGACGGAGAGCAGTTAGTGGACGCGGAGCTGTCTGATGTTCTCCTGGAGATCCCGCAGGGCTCTCCGACCACAGAGTCCAGTCCAGTGTTAGAACTCTCTCTGGGATCGCTGCAGGAATCAATAAACAAACAGCTAAGTGAAATGGTGGAGAGCGGAGAAGCTGCAGAGAACTACTTCTACATTTAA